GGATTGCACATCCGCGGCCAGGCCTCGCTCGGCGAAAACATCGCCGACTACGGCGGCATTCTGATCGGCCTGAACGCCTTCGAGCAAACCGCGGAATATAAAGCGGGTAACAAGATTGACGGCTTCACCCCGGTGCAGCGCTTCTTTCTGGGTTACGCGCTGGGCTGGCTTTCGCAGGAGCGGACAGCGAGCCTGCGCACGCAATTGCTCGACGACGTACATGCGCCCGCGAAGTACCGCGTCGACGGTCCCCTGTCGGACGTGCCCGCCTTCTACCAGGCCTTCGACGTGAAACCCGGCGACGCCATGTGGCGCCCGCCGAACGAGCGCCCGCACATCTGGTAGTGCGCGGTCACGCCGTGCGCTGGATTCAGGCTGGCTTCAGGCGGCGCGTCGCAAGCTCGGAGCAGGAGGTGCATTCTCATGCACGGAAAACTGCAAGGAGCTTTGCTTACGGGTTTGGCGTTGTTGTGCGGCGTGGCACTGTGGGCGCAGGACAAGCCGGTGAAGATGGCGAGTCTGCCAGCGCCGGTGCAGGCCACGGTGAAGGCCCAATTGGCCCAGGGTGCGCATCTGCGCGGCCTGACGACGGATATGGAAAACGGTCAGCGCGAATATGAAGCCGAGCTTACAGTCAACGGTCGTCACCGCGACATCGCCATGAACGCGGCGGGGCAGATCACCGAACAGGAAGATACGGTTCACCTGGCGTCGTTGCCGGCGGCGGCGCAGGCGGCGCTGCGGCATGATGGCCGGGTGCTGCATGTCGAGCGCGTGACGCACAACGGCCAGTTCGTGGCCTATGAAGCGGTGGTGCGCCAGCCGGACGGCAAGCGCACGGAGGTGCGCGTCAATCAGGCCGGACACGCCCTGCCTGATAATGGCTAATCCCAAAGGTCGCGCTGTTGAAGCCGCACGAGCGAGAGGGGCGGCATATAGATGCCGGTGAAATCGCGCGCCCACCAGGCGCCGGTGGCGCGCTTTTCTTCCGGTGTGGTGAAGCGATAACGGTAATAGAGCGCGCGGACGAAGGCGGGGCGCTGCCGGCCGAAGGGCGCCTGCCGCAATAAGCGCAGCGCGGGCGCGTCGGCGGCGAGCAGCTTGGCGACGAAGCGCAGGAACCAGATTTCGTGGCCGGGAATCAGCAGGCCCTCGCGGCCCAGACGCACGGAGAACGGCAGAAACCACATTGCCCAGTCCAGGCGCAGATGCCAGGGGGCGATCTGCGGCGGGCGGCGATGCGGGTCGCCGGGCTTGGCGCGGAATTCGTATTCGCTCCATTGCGTCGTGCTGCTGAGCACGGCGTCAAGCGTGGCTTCCAGCACCACTTCGTAACGTACGCGCGTGATCGAACCAAACGCGCCATAGGAGCCGACCAGGTGAAACGGATTGTAACTGCGATTCATGGCCTGGCGCTCGGAGAAGAAATTCCGCACCGGTCCGACGCTGGCAGCGATGGTAAATGCCGCGAGCACCAGTAGCACCACCAAAAACGCCAGCGGCACGGGCCACGAGGCCGGCGCCGCGAAGCCGAGCGTCAGGTCGCTGAACGCGGAGAAACCGAGAATGACCGTCAGCCAGTTCAGCCAGGAATAATTGCCGCTGACGATAAGCAAAAGCTGGTGCAAAATCGCCAGGCCGCCGCAGATGGCCGCGACCGGCTGCGGCGCAAACAGCCCGAAGGGCACGACGATCTGCACGAAATGGCTGAACAGCACCGACTGGCGCTGCATGCGGTGGGGAAAGCGGTGAAACCAGCGGCTGCAGGGGTTGGGCAGCGGCTGGGTTTCGTAATGGTAGTACAGGCAGGTGAGGTCGCGCCAGCAGGGATCGTGGCGCAGCTTGATCAGGCCGGCACCGAGCTCGGTGCGGAACAGCATCCAGCGCAGAATCAGGATCGGGATCAGGGGCGCGCGCATCCAGCCGGGACCGAGAAAGGCGGCGAAAAAGCCGGCTTCGAGCAGCATCGACTCCCAGCCGAAGGCGTAGAAGTTCTGGCCGATGTTGACAATTGAAAGATAGAGAAACCACAACACGAGCCAGATGACGACGGAAACCCAGACTGGCCCGCGCTCGGCGATGCCTGCGAGCGCCAGCGCCGCCAGGAGGATGCCCGTCCAGGCGACGGCGCGCAGCAGCCGGTCCGAATAGCGC
The sequence above is drawn from the Acidobacteriota bacterium genome and encodes:
- a CDS encoding lipase maturation factor family protein, producing the protein MHGYFGTVALPRLLIQRGLAILYLIAFAGALRQFPALLGERGLLPAPKFLEGQNFWGNPSLFHWRYSDRLLRAVAWTGILLAALALAGIAERGPVWVSVVIWLVLWFLYLSIVNIGQNFYAFGWESMLLEAGFFAAFLGPGWMRAPLIPILILRWMLFRTELGAGLIKLRHDPCWRDLTCLYYHYETQPLPNPCSRWFHRFPHRMQRQSVLFSHFVQIVVPFGLFAPQPVAAICGGLAILHQLLLIVSGNYSWLNWLTVILGFSAFSDLTLGFAAPASWPVPLAFLVVLLVLAAFTIAASVGPVRNFFSERQAMNRSYNPFHLVGSYGAFGSITRVRYEVVLEATLDAVLSSTTQWSEYEFRAKPGDPHRRPPQIAPWHLRLDWAMWFLPFSVRLGREGLLIPGHEIWFLRFVAKLLAADAPALRLLRQAPFGRQRPAFVRALYYRYRFTTPEEKRATGAWWARDFTGIYMPPLSLVRLQQRDLWD